A DNA window from Arachis duranensis cultivar V14167 chromosome 3, aradu.V14167.gnm2.J7QH, whole genome shotgun sequence contains the following coding sequences:
- the LOC107478427 gene encoding probable glutathione S-transferase parC, producing the protein MENEVVLLDLWASMYGMRVRIALAEKGIKYEYIEEDIWNKSDLLLQMNPVHKKVPVLIHKGKPICESLIAVQYIDEVWNDRSPLLPSDPYQRSQARFWADYVDKKIYDLAKKVWARKGEEQEAGKKEFIEALQLLEAELGDKPFFGGDKLGFVDISLVTFYSWFYAVETIGNFSIESECPKFISWAKRCLQKESVANTLPNSERVYEFLLDAKKRLGIE; encoded by the exons ATGGAGAATGAGGTGGTTCTTCTGGATTTATGGGCGAGCATGTATGGTATGAGGGTTCGAATTGCGCTTGCAGAGAAGGGTATAAAGTACGAGtacattgaagaggatatatgGAACAAGAGcgatcttcttcttcaaatgaaCCCAGTTCACAAGAAAGTCCCTGTTCTCATCCACAAAGGCAAACCCATCTGCGAGTCTCTCATCGCCGTTCAGTACATTGATGAGGTCTGGAATGATAGATCTCCACTCCTACCTTCTGATCCGTATCAAAGATCTCAGGCTAGGTTCTGGGCTGATTATGTTGACAAGAAG ATATATGACCTTGCAAAGAAGGTGTGGGCAAGAAAAGGAGAAGAGCAAGAAGCTGGTAAGAAGGAATTCATTGAAGCCCTTCAATTATTGGAAGCAGAGCTAGGAGACAAACCGTTTTTCGGGGGAGACAAGCTTGGTTTCGTAGACATTTCGCTTGTCACATTTTATAGCTGGTTTTATGCAGTTGAGACCATTGGCAACTTCAGTATAGAGTCTGAATGTCCCAAGTTCATTTCTTGGGCCAAGAGGTGTCTGCAGAAAGAAAGCGTTGCTAACACTTTACCCAACTCAGAAAGGGTCTATGAATTCCTTTTGGATGCTAAAAAGAGGCTCGGCATTGAGTGA
- the LOC107478426 gene encoding probable glutathione S-transferase parA: MADEVVLLDFWPSPFGMRVRIALAEKGIDYEGREEDLSNKSPLLLKMNPVNKQIPVLIHKGRPISESLIIVQYIDEVWSNNKSPLLPSDPYQRANARFWADYIDKKIYSTGRLVWGTTGEVQEKAKEGLRESFRVLEKELAEKTYFGGDMFGLVDVALIPFYSWFYTLETTANFSITEEFPRLVSWAKRCMQRDSVSNSVPDQYKIYDFLLDLKKKMHSIE; the protein is encoded by the exons ATGGCTGACGAAGTGGTTCTACTAGATTTCTGGCCAAGCCCATTCGGCATGAGGGTCAGAATAGCTTTGGCGGAAAAGGGGATCGACTATGAGGGTAGAGAAGAAGACTTGAGCAACAAGAGCCCGCTTTTGCTGAAGATGAACCCTGTCAACAAGCAAATCCCTGTTTTGATTCACAAGGGAAGACCAATCTCTGAATCACTCATCATTGTTCAGTACATTGATGAGGTTTGGAGCAATAACAAGTCTCCTTTGCTGCCCTCTGATCCTTACCAGCGAGCCAATGCAAGGTTTTGGGCTGATTATATAGACAAAAAG ATTTACTCAACGGGGAGATTGGTGTGGGGAACGACAGGGGAGGTTCAAGAGAAAGCAAAGGAGGGGTTGAGGGAGAGCTTTCGGGTGCTTGAGAAAGAGTTAGCGGAGAAGACTTATTTTGGGGGAGACATGTTTGGTTTGGTTGACGTGGCTCTCATTCCCTTCTACAGCTGGTTCTATACTCTTGAGACCACTGCCAACTTCAGCATCACTGAGGAATTTCCCCGGCTTGTGTCTTGGGCCAAGCGCTGCATGCAGAGGGACAGCGTTTCCAACTCCGTTCCTGATCAGTATAAAATTTATGACTTCCTTTTGGACCTTAAGAAGAAGATGCACTCAATTGAATGA
- the LOC110278492 gene encoding uncharacterized protein LOC110278492, with protein sequence MPRQFTLPTTLAPYDGLGDPKQHIKKFRSIMIVNGASDPILCRCFPSFLDGPALDWFCSLPANSISRFQELAKQFEDHFTASPIYLHDFDYLTTIKQGPQESLKDYITRFTKIAMRIPDLHPEVHLHAIKSGLCPGKFQEAITVAKPKTLAEFREKAKGQIDIEELRQARRAEKSAFTKDDDKPRESKKSFKPVPRYESYTQFNTKRDDIIKEILNSKLIKPPRKAGTYHEPKNVDKSKYCTFHQKYGHTTDEYVIAKDLLERLARQGHLDKYISEHMQKRQTPNSDQHAPTSSSKKKDKAPAQPRGVINCISGGYAGGGETSSARKCTYRAMLAVEQSPSNPQPGQAWGLWYDL encoded by the coding sequence ATGCCCAGACAATTCACACTACCGACAACCCTCGCTCCCTATGATGGGCTAGGGGATCCTAAGCAGCACATCAAAAAATTTCGATCTATTATGATCGTTAACGGGGCATCTGACCCCATTTTATGTCGTTGTTTCCCTTCCTTTTTAGATGGACCCGCCCTTGACTGGTTTTGCTCTTTACCTGCAAATTCTATCTCACGCTTCCAAGAACTCGCAAAGCAGTTTGAAGATCATTTCACAGCGTCACCAATTTACCTGCATGATTTCGATTACCTGACTACCATTAAGCAGGGTCCGCAAGAAAGTTTGAAGGACTACATTACCCGTTTTACGAAGATTGCCATGCGAATCCCTGATCTTCACCCAGAGGTCCACTTGCACGCCATTAAAAGCGGCCTCTGTCCCGGGAAGTTCCAAGAAGCTATTACAGTAGCCAAGCCAAAGACTCTGGCCGAGTTCAGGGAGAAGGCCAAGGGACAGATAGACATCGAGGAACTCCGTCAGGCACGACGAGCAGAAAAGTCGGCTTTCACAAAAGACGATGATAAACCTCGGGAGAGCAAGAAGAGTTTCAAGCCCGTGCCCCGCTACGAGTCTTACACTCAGTTCAACACAAAGAGAGATGACATTATCAAGGaaatattaaattctaagtTAATCAAACCTCCCCGTAAAGCTGGCACTTATCATGAGCCTAAGAACGTCGATAAATCCAAATACTGCACCTTTCACCAAAAATATGGCCATACAACCGATGAATATGTGATTGCCAAAGATCTCCTGGAACGCTTAGCACGACAGGGACATCTTGATAAGTACATTTCAGAACACATGCAGAAACGTCAAACTCCGAACTCCGACCAACATGCGCCAACCTCGTCGTCCAAAAAGAAAGACAAAGCCCCGGCTCAGCCTAGAGGGGTGATTAACTGTATTTCAGGGGGTTACGCCGGAGGAGGAGAGACAAGCTCCGCAAGAAAGTGCACATACAGAGCGATGCTGGCAGTTGAACAATCTCCCAGCAATCCGCAACCAGGCCAAGCTTGGGGGCTGTGGTATGACCTGTAA